The bacterium nucleotide sequence GAAATCGACATTGCTTCTGCATTTGAATGGAATTTTGCAAAGCAAGAACGGGGCGATAAAAGTCTTAGGCATGCCCCTTATAAATAGGAATCTACGCAAGATAAGGAGCAAAGCTTGCCTTGTATTTCAAGACCCTGAAGACCAGCTTTTTATGCCTACTGTCTTTGATGATGTTGCTTTTGGGTTAATCAATCTGGGCTACGATGGGGGAGCGGTGAAGGAGAAGGTGGAAGATATATTGGAAAGAGTAGATTTATCAGGACGTGAGAATCGGTCCTCCCACCACCTGAGTTTTGGAGAGAAAAAATTGGTTTCCCTGGCTACAGTTCTGGTGATGGAACCGGAAATTCTACTTTTAGACGAGCCCACCAGTAACCTCGATCGCAAGGAAAAAAGAGAAATAATAAAATTCTTACAAAAGATAGATAAGACAAAAATTATCGTGAGTCACGACCTGGAAATGATTAAACAGCTCTGCCAGAGGGTGGCGGTGATAAATAGAGGAAAGGTTGTTTTTGCTGGAGATAAAGAAATCCTCAAGGACGATAGCAGATTGAAAAGTTTTGGACTATAACAAAATTATAGAATTTACCCGTCAA carries:
- a CDS encoding ABC transporter ATP-binding protein, with protein sequence MDKVVEIKNLSYTYPDGTPALDGVTLDVMEGESVGIIGPNGAGKSTLLLHLNGILQSKNGAIKVLGMPLINRNLRKIRSKACLVFQDPEDQLFMPTVFDDVAFGLINLGYDGGAVKEKVEDILERVDLSGRENRSSHHLSFGEKKLVSLATVLVMEPEILLLDEPTSNLDRKEKREIIKFLQKIDKTKIIVSHDLEMIKQLCQRVAVINRGKVVFAGDKEILKDDSRLKSFGL